A single genomic interval of Leishmania panamensis strain MHOM/PA/94/PSC-1 chromosome 25 sequence harbors:
- a CDS encoding ribosomal protein L24/L26-like protein (TriTrypDB/GeneDB-style sysID: LpmP.25.1700), giving the protein MYARYRTRSRFYKRPERVLKAYNVSPNLLRRPKVKPGLLAGLYTDEKIDLRDRERLELVESIRHPKERDFYQDHTYHNQWIARDLEKHQKAQIAGRYPYFAPNYEIKPWIWYPGDTVEVVSGEGAGQRGAIIAVVKYKNEILVQNVNVKDVVIPASETRPEQVVQREHPINVLRVRHVDPSTNQLCHLEIVKVRNKETGELEERRISLESGALLPIPAPEETVEAGDPLKDTAIQDADEDTYDRQKEMPLLVERRLHAMEKYFVDSLRKSYEYHKPLQVRNAQDMKAFQRDVLVRATEKLAATAAVAATESAQPGDAEADTTKSVITAETVVAEVLKSEQQYHSPTAPPGMPAWWQSMINSYISVLEDEEATHEAEVAAQAQAAEADRRAEHLMAGATAEADQPMADGEDLDEEDGDLDEDAAYDDRSTESRV; this is encoded by the coding sequence ATGTACGCACGGTACCGTACCCGGTCGCGCTTCTACAAGCGCCCGGAGAGGGTTCTGAAGGCCTACAATGTAAGCCCCaacctcctgcgccgccccaAGGTGAAGCCGGGCCTTCTCGCAGGTCTCTACACGGATGAGAAGATTGACCTACGCGACCGCGAGAGGCTCGAACTGGTCGAGTCCATCCGCCACCCCAAAGAACGTGACTTCTACCAGGATCACACCTACCACAACCAGTGGATCGCGCGTGATCTGGAGAAGCATCAAAAAGCGCAAATTGCGGGCCGCTACCCGTACTTTGCTCCGAACTACGAGATCAAGCCGTGGATCTGGTACCCAGGCGACACGGTCGAAGTGGTCTCTGGCGAGGGGGCCGGCCAACGCGGCGCCATCATCGCTGTCGTCAAGTACAAGAATGAGATCCTCGTGCAGAACGTCAACGTGAAGGACGTTGTCATCCCGGCGAGTGAAACACGACCCGAGCAGGTGGTCCAGCGCGAGCATCCCATCAATGTCCTTCGCGTGCGCCATGTGGACCCGTCCACAAATCAGCTCTGCCACCTCGAGATCGTGAAGGTGCGCAATAAAGAGACAGGCGAactggaggagcggcgcatcTCGCTGGAGAGCGGCGCGCTACTGCCCATCCCGGCACCGGAGGAAACCGTAGAGGCGGGTGACCCGCTGAAAGACACGGCCATCCAGGATGCTGACGAAGACACGTATGATCGGCAGAAAGAGATGCCGCTTCTGGTGGAACGCCGGCTGCATGCGATGGAGAAGTACTTTGTGGACTCACTACGGAAGTCGTACGAGTACCACAagccgctgcaggtgcgcaaTGCACAGGACATGAAGGCCTTCCAGAGGGACGTGCTCGTACGCGCAACAGAGAAGCTGGCAGCTACGGCTGCCGTAGCGGCGACTGAATCTGCGCAGCCCGGCGACGCCGAAGCGGACACCACCAAGAGCGTCATCACGGCTGAAACGGTTGTTGCCGAAGTGCTCAAGTCCGAGCAGCAGTATCATAGccccacagcgccgccaggaATGCCTGCATGGTGGCAGAGCATGATCAACTCGTACATCTCGGTGCTTGAGGACGAAGAGGCGACTCATGAAGCCGAGGTAGCGGCTcaggcacaggcggcagaggcggatcGCCGTGCTGAGCACCTCATGGCCGGTGCCACCGCTGAGGCGGACCAGCCAATGGCAGATGGCGAGGACCTCGACGAGGAAGATGGCGACTTGGACGAGGACGCCGCCTACGATGACCGGTCGACGGAGAGCCGGGTGTGA
- a CDS encoding diacylglycerol acyltransferase, putative (TriTrypDB/GeneDB-style sysID: LpmP.25.1690) has translation MDGAPPQQQPRQQQDQWEERVRTPPQQKSSPLGEDATLAAVIAEDGVNTRRRSLVAQVASTISSSFHFLAKEALPRSSGAQRTLNHGTNSCTRKASPRADEPPLTHARPPASREEVEGQLDKVLYAIGQLQQLQQRGRYIASTEVKNLRRAFLFAVGEEQRYQDAVAAHGKACVCSSTSTMPPLPAQRTPPKAAIPTAGPTATGAAPWDGQRMPSLDGPGENVVADAAEIAQPTEGKREYSPKATAADRLLAALERYVDKTPSSTSFDVSGACFSWGSVIHTPGERRLQSLTVSIFTFFTGIPICIAITALLLLSRYTAPLMVLYFLWIFTFGRPSHPLYKSPTFLRLFFWRHYCDYFPVRLIIPKPVRRLFDREGNYFFVYHPHGIHSFGAIINFGLDQNDASKMLNGITIHLQTLGINLYIPLWRQLAIWAGCGDASASCIRKTLRSGPGQSIMLVVGGAEESLMAKPNRNDLLLFKRKGFIKIALQEGTPLVPVYGFGENNVYGVPVLADEPWMRYLMDLFKHFVGFAIPLVCGRGFFNFNYGPLPHRRPIVVVVGEPLVVPHIPNPTTEDLEAWQGKYIECLRKLYNDHRGIYDLESTGLRIMQ, from the coding sequence ATGGAcggagcaccaccacaacaacagccacggcagcagcaggaccAGTGGGAGGAGCGTGTGCGGACTCCTCCACAACAGAAATCATCGCCACTGGGGGAGGATGCGACGCTAGCAGCAGTCATCGCGGAGGATGGGGTCAACACACGCCGGCGCTCCTTGGTGGCACAAGTCGCCTCCAccatctcttcttcctttcaCTTTCTGGCCAAGGAAGCGTTACCTCGTAGCTccggtgcgcagcgcactcTTAACCACGGCACAAACAGCTGTACCAGAAAGGCAAGCCCCCGCGCCGATGAACCACcgctcacgcacgcgcgcccGCCTGCCTCGCGGGAAGAGGTCGAAGGGCAGCTGGACAAAGTTCTTTACGCGATCGGCCAACTtcaacagctgcagcagcgcggccgcTACATCGCCAGCACCGAAGTGAAAAACCTCCGCCGGGCgttcctcttcgctgttgGTGAGGAGCAGCGCTATCAAGACGCTGTAGCAGCGCATGGaaaggcgtgtgtgtgctcctcAACATCCACCATGCCGCCCCtgcctgcgcagcgcacccCACCCAAGGCAGCCATCCCCACGGCGggccccaccgccaccggaGCAGCGCCATGGGACGGCCAAAGAATGCCATCCCTTGATGGCCCAGGTGAAAATGTAGTCGCGGATGCAGCAGAGATCGCTCAACCCACAGAAGGAAAGCGGGAGTATAGCCCAAAGGCGACGGCAGCTGACAGGCTACTCGCTGCGCTGGAGCGGTACGTTGACAAAACCCCGTCCTCTACCTCCTTCGATGTTAGCGGCGCGTGCTTCTCGTGGGGCAGCGTCATCCACACCCCCGGcgagcggcggctgcagtcACTTACGGTATCCAtcttcaccttcttcacGGGCATCCCCATCTGCATCGCCAtcactgcgctgctcctgctctCGCGCTACACGGCGCCCCTGATGGTGCTGTACTTCCTCTGGATCTTCACCTTCGGGCGGCCCAGCCACCCGTTGTATAAAAGCCCAACGTTCCtacgcctcttcttctggCGCCACTACTGCGACTACTTCCCCGTGCGCCTCATCATTCCTAAGCCGGTTCGGCGTCTCTTCGACAGGGAGGGGAACTACTTTTTCGTGTACCACCCGCATGGCATTCACTCGTTTGGGGCCATCATCAACTTCGGGCTCGACCAGAACGACGCATCGAAGATGCTTAACGGCATCACAATCCACCTGCAGACCCTCGGAATTAACCTCTACATCCCTCTATGGCGCCAACTTGCCATCTGGGCAGGGTGCGGTGACGCCAGTGCATCCTGCATCCGCAAGACACTCCGGTCCGGTCCAGGGCAGAGCATCATGCTCGTCGTCGGTGGGGCGGAGGAGTCGCTCATGGCAAAGCCGAACCGCAACGACCTGCTCCTGTTCAAGCGCAAAGGCTTCATCAAGatcgcgctgcaggagggGACACCGCTGGTGCCAGTGTACGGCTTCGGTGAAAATAACGTGTACGGCGTGCCGGTGCTGGCCGACGAGCCGTGGATGCGGTACCTGATGGATCTATTTAAGCACTTCGTCGGTTTTGCCATCCCGCTGGTGTGCGGCCGCGGCTTCTTCAACTTCAATTATGGACCGctgccgcatcgccgcccgatagtggtggtggtcggaGAGCCGTTGGTAGTCCCGCACATTCCTAACCCAACAACGGAGGATTTGGAGGCCTGGCAGGGCAAGTATATCGAGTGTCTCCGAAAGCTGTACAACGACCACCGTGGCATCTACGACTTGGAGTCGACCGGGTTGCGCATCATGCAGTGA
- a CDS encoding hypothetical protein (TriTrypDB/GeneDB-style sysID: LpmP.25.1730), producing MPPTAAGGQQGAAKKTKRVFDAFERVCQYTSVSLQDTPGIHRAAWNAAAQPATKVRITPPAAVVDRGAGEEGDHAEFTSSVLTITPPLPRTEVSLLLQFRASVALTEGDIIYIHLPKFRGPVAQQFALERVPSVTGAGLGDLSSGNFAERVDEINTSSHFRAYWSGDSAKVITPVNQLLFKRGKNDGAPPKQVLLLQCLKAVNADTRLTFSVPRALGLVSPDKLPANSPKIKIEGPLIREASGRRILRQVIFSSSGIKKRTVVEELEVYDQCIAQIAQEGQLQTADRHLGEQLSLEEVDQLWQAAQYRRRYPLPMPWSIAEEIAIPYDAAGGFVKRIIQNAIKCIKDFDPLAVHREVARNWGVKVAAVVVLDDFLTTQWGGLYPGLPRASLLAACLLTMEPEDVGRMFPRLLTLPERSIAEDLVSAFRMRATLLDSMAPVEEEDDVGMEVGSLPDRCGAFLEKWAALLTALLPASFVAEGSSDGSVKCTEGGVTAKTKRSAGAEPTRTSKVIVDREDGAAAAVQVMAADGSPRVGFQLPAQDEDTNNAHGGGRNEDGLTCIRGSRRHSNDTNSSGQSTGATATLQPPPTLYVGYRDVPFDVQRSLREIEPGDWFVLPFLVVARQSLPYMATTTARLEGSVTLNGGGSGGDDGSVIAATEEDERTEVASDGAIVAIPDNAVVVELHNVVEALELADLSFSPHNRAWLLPLVTSCRVVGVEKDQHDVLHVILEVQGSLMGQVNDPFLPQSDRSVATMVLNRYLLKTEQTETYVSALSFLALLCARRNERRRLHPPTLIRAQYLSHCNAALRTAIAKQHVEEKETVEWQVCTHEAQLLDEGVVKPVVWEPIPKKLLLTVEQFFLGHSRILTKLEEGSLSVDLEAYTIDYGGKGPRALRRVVQKVYVTHEPTFTETFSILREREEQYTKQISMLDAKLGISTGTATGTIGGGTRAPANATAKGNGKKASKK from the coding sequence ATGCCACCCACGGCAGCTGGAGGTCAACAAGGCGCAGCGAAGAAAACCAAGCGCGTCTTTGACGCCTTTGAGCGTGTGTGCCAATACACGTCAGTGTCGCTACAGGACACGCCAGGCATCCACCGCGCCGCCTGGaacgctgcagcgcagcccgCAACCAAAGTCCGCATCACGCCCCCAGCCGCCGTGGTGGACAGGGgggcgggagaggagggcgaccATGCGGAATTCACCTCGAGCGTCCTCACGAttacgccgccgctgccacgcacagaggtttccctcctcttgcagTTCCGCGCCTCCGTTGCGCTCACGGAGGGGGATATCATCTACATTCACCTTCCCAAGTTTCGTGGCccagtggcgcagcagtTTGCCCTTGAGCGCGTGCCCTCTGTCACTGGAGCTGGTCTGGGAGACCTATCATCGGGCAACTTTGCAGAGCGCGTCGACGAGATCAATACAAGCTCCCACTTCCGTGCTTACTGGTCAGGAGACTCGGCGAAGGTGATAACCCCGGTGAACCAACTTCTCTTTAAGCGAGGTAAGAACGACGGGGCACCGCCGAAGCAGGTGTTGCTGCTTCAGTGCCTTAAGGCTGTCAATGCGGACACGCGTCTCACGTTTAGCGTGCCGCGGGCGCTCGGTCTCGTATCGCCGGATAAGCTGCCAGCGAACAGCCCGAAGATTAAGATCGAGGGCCCCCTGATCCGCGAGGCTAGTGGGCGACGCATCCTCAGGCAAgtcatcttctcctcctcaggAATCAAGAAGCGcacggtggtggaggagctcgagGTGTACGACCAGTGTATCGCTCAGATTGCGCAGGAAGGCCAGCTGCAGACCGCGGaccgccacctcggcgagCAGCTGTcgttggaggaggtggaccAGCTCTggcaggcggcgcagtacCGTCGGCGCTATCCGCTACCGATGCCGTGGTCCATTGCGGAAGAGATCGCCATCCCCTacgacgccgccggcggcTTCGTGAAGCGCATAATCCAAAACGCAATCAAGTGCATCAAAGACTTTGATCCCCTGGCGGTCCACCGGGAGGTGGCACGCAACTGGGGGGTCAAGGTTGCCGCCGTTGTGGTGCTCGACGACTTCCTCACAACGCAGTGGGGCGGGCTCTATCCAGGGCTGCCACGCGCGTCGCTGCTTGCGGCCTGCCTCCTGACGATGGAGCCGGAGGACGTAGGCCGTATGTTTCCCAGGCTACTAACGCTGCCAGAGCGCTCGATCGCCGAGGATCTGGTCAGTGCCTTCCGCATGCGGGCAACGCTGCTCGACTCAATGGCaccggtggaggaggaggacgacgtgGGGATGGAAGTCGGCAGCCTGCCAGACCGGTGCGGCGCGTTCCTTGAAAAGTGGGCAGCGCTGTTGACAGCGTTGCTGCCAGCCTCCTTCGTGGCCGAGGggagcagcgacggctcCGTCAAGTGCACAGAAGGCGGGGTGACTGCGAAAACAAAGAGGTCGGCGGGGGCGGAGCCGACTCGAACGAGCAAGGTGATTGTAGACCGAgaggatggcgctgcagctgccgtgcagGTCATGGCCGCGGATGGAAGCCCCCGCGTCGGTTTTCAGCTGCCAGCCCAGGACGAGGACACCAACAAcgcgcacggcggtggtCGGAACGAGGACGGCCTGACATGCATTCGCGGCAGTCGGCGGCACAGCAATGACACAAATTCCTCAGGGCAAAGCACGGGCGCCACTGCAACTTTACAGCCTCCGCCGACGCTCTACGTTGGCTACCGCGACGTCCCGTTCGACGTGCAGCGATCACTGCGCGAAATCGAACCTGGGGACTGGTTTGTGCTCCCCTtcctggtggtggcgcggcagTCGCTGCCCTACATGGCAACCACCACAGCCCGCCTTGAGGGCTCCGTGACGCTGAACGGTGGAggtagcggcggcgacgacgggaGCGTGATTGCCGccacggaggaggacgagagaaCCGAAGTCGCCAGCGATGGCGCCATCGTAGCCATTCCTGATAACGCGGTGGTAGTGGAGCTACACAACgtcgtggaggcgctggagctggcggacctctccttctccccacaCAACCgcgcgtggctgctgccgctggtcACGTCATGCCGCGTCGTGGGCGTTGAAAAGGACCAGCACGACGTGCTGCACGTCATCCTCGAGGTGCAAGGCAGCCTCATGGGGCAGGTGAACGACCCCTTCCTCCCACAGAGCGACCGCAGCGTGGCCACGATGGTCCTCAACAGGTACCTGCTGAAAACCGAGCAGACGGAGACGTACGTCTCCGCGCTCAGCttcctcgcgctgctgtgtgcGCGGCGCAACGAGCGACGTCGGCTGCACCCACCGACTCTGATCCGCGCGCAGTACCTGTCTCACTGCAACGCTGCGCTCCGCACCGCTATCGCGAAGCAGCACgtggaggaaaaagagaccGTCGAGTGGCAGGTGTGCACGCACGAGGCTCAGCTGCTCGACGAGGGGGTTGTGAAGCCTGTGGTATGGGAACCGATCCCCAAGAAGCTCTTGCTGACGGTGGAGCAGTTCTTTCTTGGACATTCCCGCATCCTCAcgaagctggaggagggctCCTTGTCAGTGGACTTGGAGGCCTACACGATCGACTATGGTGGCAAAGGCCcacgcgcgctgcgccgcgtggtGCAGAAGGTGTACGTCACACACGAGCCCACTTTCACTGAAACGTTTAGCATACTGCGCGAGCGTGAGGAGCAGTACACGAAGCAGATCAGCATGCTCGATGCAAAGCTAGGCATCAGCACGGGCACGGCAACTGGTACTATTGGTGGTGGGACTCGGGCACCTGCTAACGCCACCGCCAAAGGCAATGGCAAGAAGGCGTCCAAGAAGTGA
- a CDS encoding mitotic spindle checkpoint component, putative (TriTrypDB/GeneDB-style sysID: LpmP.25.1740) has product MTQTTHAITLAGSVATVTEYLGFAINNILYQRGVYPAEDFHQVKKFGLSLMISTDADLNAYLAELLQQISSWIAHGTCRRLVLLITDVQSVQTLERWEINIEAQPVPSASSSHLYGGGHKSEEDVRLEIQAVMRQITACVSFLPVITQPCAFDLLVYTSVNAQVPSTAWEPSDPQVLRHGTEVKLRSFTTSFHQVDTNVVYRE; this is encoded by the coding sequence ATGACGCAGACGACCCACGCCATCACTCTCGCCGGCTCCGTCGCTACAGTCACAGAGTACCTCGGCTTTGCTATAAATAATATTCTCTACCAGCGCGGTGTCTACCCAGCTGAGGATTTTCACCAGGTGAAGAAATTCGGTCTGTCGCTCATGATTTCTACCGATGCAGATTTGAACGCGTACCTGGCGGAACTTCTACAGCAGATCTCCTCGTGGATTGCACACGGAACGTGCCGGCGTCTAGTGCTGCTCATCACAGATGTTCAGTCAGTGCAGACACTGGAGCGGTGGGAGATCAACATAGAAGCGCAGCCCGTGCCATCGGCGTCTTCGTCGCACCTGTACGGCGGCGGTCACAAGAGCGAGGAAGACGTTCGCCTCGAGATTCAAGCCGTGATGCGGCAGATCACGGCTTGCGTGTCCTTCCTGCCTGTGATTACGCAGCCATGCGCCTTTGACCTGCTCGTTTACACGTCTGTGAACGCGCAGGTTCCGTCGACAGCGTGGGAGCCCAGCGATCCACAGGTGCTCAGGCACGGCACCGAGGTCAAGCtgcgctccttcaccacGTCGTTCCACCAGGTTGACACGAATGTAGTCTATCGTGAATGA
- a CDS encoding translation elongation factor, putative (TriTrypDB/GeneDB-style sysID: LpmP.25.1720), whose translation MWRCWQRSVPITARVADSAAGLVAQPPVTASSPLLTQHRGVFADKVRAGMVLRVDKRVYRVVANTRSQKGQNAASFNIKLTEVGTSRKKEVTAGQGHDFAEVRAERVRLLFSGFDDDDFACFVFPPHSPDAGKEVNIPGDSLPEVQQRFLACAMPVDILHIIPDDDTEKETWTEITMPSSYVYTVETITLKGLYKMAAFVECDGTVSVNDQIQLGEKIKVVIKPDGTVAFGGRANP comes from the coding sequence atgtggcggtgctggcagcgCTCTGTGCCCATCACGGCGCGAGTAGCAGACTCTGCGGCTGGCCTCGTTGCACAGCCTCCCGTGACTGCATCGTCGCCGCTCCTCACCCAGCATCGCGGTGTCTTCGCTGACAAGGTGCGAGCTGGTATGGTACTGCGTGTGGATAAGAGGGTGTATCGTGTCGTGGCTAACACGCGCTCGCAGAAGGGTCAGAATGCCGCCTCTTTCAACATCAAACTCACCGAGGTGGGCACGAGCCGAAAGAAGGAGGTGACGGCTGGGCAGGGGCACGACTTTGCGGAGGTGCGCGCGGAGCGTGTGCGCCTTCTCTTCAGCGGTTTTGACGATGACGACTTCGCTTGTTTTGTCTTCCCACCGCACAGCCCAGACGCGGGGAAGGAAGTGAACATCCCAGGCGATTCACTACCCGAGGTGCAGCAAAGGTTCTTGGCGTGTGCGATGCCAGTGGACATCCTGCACATCATCCCGGACGACGACACCGAGAAGGAGACGTGGACAGAGATCACGATGCCGAGCAGCTATGTCTACACAGTAGAGACGATTACACTGAAGGGGCTCTACAAGATGGCGGCCTTTGTGGAGTGCGACGGCACCGTCAGCGTGAATGACCAAATTCAGCTCGGCGAGAAGATCAAAGTCGTGATTAAGCCAGACGGCACCGTGGCGTTTGGGGGGCGGGCGAATCCATAA
- a CDS encoding hypothetical protein (TriTrypDB/GeneDB-style sysID: LpmP.25.1710) encodes MTQTPPLATETPLTKLPRYFPTSCMQCTTQTGAFFRCFEEHAVMMNDHDVTTAKTSLQHCQPELLEYMTCMENYFAANSKPWWKVW; translated from the coding sequence ATGACACAGACACCGCCACTCGCAACCGAAACGCCTCTCACAAAGCTACCTCGGTACTTTCCCACATCATGCATGCAGTGCACAACACAGACGGGCGCCTTCTTCCGTTGCTTTGAAGAGCACGCAGTCATGATGAACGATCATGATGTGACAACCGCCAAGACGTccctgcagcactgccagccAGAGCTGCTGGAGTACATGACCTGCATGGAGAACTACTTTGCAGCGAATAGCAAACCGTGGTGGAAGGTATGGTAG
- a CDS encoding hypothetical protein (TriTrypDB/GeneDB-style sysID: LpmP.25.1680), translating into MVLFSTYRSKRIVAQGFLSGPVMTARAFGDYYFQRAWNGCVQWVIPGEMRFWACGIPIIYFIHRYHNDHSLEPDLVEKAMILRWGGSLEEVRKLSPQDQLRIRIFTDIEKLYSAYGPKDTIIQPPGDTLPGKDYYHKSGTPGAHH; encoded by the coding sequence ATggtgctcttctccacctACCGCAGCAAGCGCATTGTCGCGCAGGGCTTCCTCAGCGGCCCCGTGATGACCGCACGCGCCTTCGGTGACTACTACTTCCAGCGCGCGTGGAACGGATGCGTGCAGTGGGTGATCCCTGGTGAGATGCGCTTCTGGGCGTGCGGCATTCCCATCATCTACTTCATTCATCGCTACCACAACGACCACTCGCTGGAGCCCGACCTAGTGGAGAAGGCTATGATTCTGCGCTGGGGCGGCTCGCTGGAGGAAGTCCGCAAGCTTTCGCCACAGGATCAACTCCGCATCCGCATCTTTACGGACATAGAGAAGCTGTACTCCGCCTACGGCCCCAAGGACACCATCATCCAGCCTCCGGGCGACACCCTACCAGGTAAGGACTACTACCACAAGAGCGGCACTCCTGGTGCCCACCATTAA